One window of Bacteroidota bacterium genomic DNA carries:
- a CDS encoding HPr family phosphocarrier protein produces the protein MLTREVTVRNRAGVHTRPASMIVRTAAGFESEFFIRKDGYEINGKSIIGVMTLAAEQGATLELLFDGPDETAAADAMEALFEGSFGEEK, from the coding sequence ATGCTCACGCGCGAAGTCACCGTCCGTAACCGTGCGGGCGTCCACACCCGTCCCGCCTCAATGATCGTCCGCACGGCAGCGGGCTTCGAGTCGGAGTTCTTCATCCGCAAAGATGGCTACGAGATCAATGGCAAGAGCATCATCGGCGTGATGACGCTGGCCGCTGAGCAGGGGGCCACCCTCGAGCTGCTCTTCGACGGACCGGACGAGACGGCCGCCGCCGACGCCATGGAAGCCCTCTTCGAAGGCAGCTTCGGCGAGGAGAAGTAG
- a CDS encoding MFS transporter: MARTHDRRAVWSWSLYDFANSAFTTLVVTFVYATYFTQGIAENEIEGTALWTRGITITAVAVALLSPFLGAMADRGGHRKRYLGIATVVCIGGTTASFFFGAGDVLPALVCIVVANIAYEMGLVFYNAFLPDLAPPDRIGRVSGTAWALGYLGGLIALALGLFLFVQGNVFGLDTETAEHVRATNLLVAVWFAVFSIPLFLFIKEAKPEDRPSTAALFSSAFSEMGETVRELGRYRMIVRLLLARLFYNDGLVTIFALGGIYAAGTFGFETDEIIFFGMALNVAAGLGAFLFGFVDDKVGGKTTLYASLALLCVATLVAVFGQTKAMIWAAGILVGLAAGPNQSASRSLLGRFVPDDKETEFYGFFAFSGKLTAFMGPLLFGILTTTFESQRAGVAVVLVFFVIGAALLTLVDEREGIELAGRPANTGEID; the protein is encoded by the coding sequence ATGGCCCGCACTCACGATCGCCGCGCCGTCTGGTCGTGGAGTCTCTACGACTTCGCCAACAGCGCCTTTACCACCCTCGTGGTCACCTTTGTCTACGCCACCTACTTCACGCAGGGCATCGCGGAGAACGAGATCGAGGGGACAGCGCTCTGGACGCGCGGTATCACGATTACCGCCGTCGCCGTGGCCCTTCTATCGCCGTTCCTTGGCGCGATGGCCGATCGCGGCGGGCATCGCAAGCGCTACCTCGGCATCGCCACGGTGGTCTGCATTGGAGGCACGACGGCGTCGTTCTTCTTTGGCGCGGGCGACGTACTCCCGGCCCTCGTCTGCATCGTTGTCGCAAACATCGCCTACGAGATGGGACTGGTGTTCTACAACGCCTTTCTCCCGGACCTCGCACCGCCCGACCGCATCGGCCGCGTCTCGGGGACGGCCTGGGCGCTTGGTTACCTCGGCGGTCTCATTGCCCTGGCGCTCGGTCTGTTTCTCTTCGTGCAAGGCAATGTCTTCGGCCTCGATACCGAGACCGCCGAGCATGTCCGGGCGACGAATCTGCTCGTGGCCGTGTGGTTTGCTGTGTTCTCGATCCCGCTGTTCCTCTTCATCAAGGAGGCGAAGCCCGAGGATCGCCCGAGCACGGCCGCGTTGTTCTCGTCCGCCTTCAGCGAAATGGGGGAGACGGTTCGAGAACTAGGGCGATACCGGATGATCGTCCGTCTCCTGCTCGCGCGGCTGTTCTACAACGACGGCCTCGTGACCATCTTCGCGCTCGGCGGCATCTACGCGGCGGGGACGTTCGGCTTCGAGACCGACGAGATCATCTTCTTCGGCATGGCCCTCAACGTGGCGGCAGGCCTCGGCGCGTTCCTGTTCGGCTTCGTGGACGACAAGGTCGGCGGCAAGACGACGCTCTACGCCTCGCTCGCGCTCCTGTGCGTGGCCACGCTCGTGGCCGTGTTCGGGCAGACCAAAGCAATGATCTGGGCGGCAGGTATCCTCGTGGGCCTCGCGGCCGGCCCGAACCAGTCGGCGAGCCGCTCGCTGCTCGGCCGCTTCGTCCCGGACGACAAGGAGACCGAGTTCTATGGCTTCTTCGCGTTCTCGGGCAAGCTGACCGCGTTCATGGGGCCGCTCCTCTTCGGCATCCTCACGACGACGTTCGAGAGCCAGCGCGCGGGCGTCGCCGTGGTGCTCGTGTTCTTCGTCATCGGCGCGGCGCTGCTCACGCTCGTCGACGAACGCGAAGGCATCGAACTCGCCGGACGCCCCGCCAACACC
- the ptsP gene encoding phosphoenolpyruvate--protein phosphotransferase: MPLAFASSESRPPASPRDPEGALVVAPPEPHVTASGMRVLNGLAVAPGIAMGQAYVYEAGAYQATQEHIEDGDVEAEVTRFEDAVARSERELRKVLVVANEKIGSEGCALFSAQLLMLRDSSLYDATIDRVRREHTGAGFALQATMDRFRNRLQASSDPRWRERAAELLDVQNRVLRNLNQDRAVSHIDPDRIVVAENLTAADILLFSRQGIRGCVLDFGGPTSHVSLMARALGVPAVVGLHGSAAAIRGGDTLILDGFSGRVVINPDEETQGYFAQKRARYEALLEGRADLLPLPAETRDGCPVPLRANLEFREELPQLDEYGAEGIGLFRTELLFMAQGQALEEEEQAAIYRETIRTAAPHPVTIRLIDLGGDKVLHVARREPNPFLGWRGIRLLLDRPELLKPQLRAILRAAVEGPVRILLPMVTVIEEVRAFKKVMNQVLVDLAGAGIPHGRDVQVGVMIEVPAAALLAPRFAQEVDFLSIGTNDLTSLTLGVDRGNDLVANLYRELHPGLLMLIARTVAAANRHGISVGLCGEMASKPRMVPLLVGLGVHELSMSPAYLLDVKRVIRAMTQLEAEALAQEALAQPNAEAVGELLDQWLRTHNRELASLFDDDVV, encoded by the coding sequence ATGCCGCTGGCCTTCGCCTCGTCGGAGTCTCGTCCGCCTGCCTCGCCCCGCGATCCTGAGGGTGCGCTGGTGGTGGCGCCGCCCGAACCTCACGTGACCGCGAGCGGGATGAGGGTGCTCAACGGGCTCGCCGTCGCACCAGGCATTGCCATGGGACAGGCGTATGTCTACGAGGCAGGCGCGTACCAGGCCACGCAGGAGCACATCGAAGACGGCGATGTAGAGGCCGAGGTGACGCGGTTCGAGGACGCCGTGGCGCGCTCCGAGCGCGAACTCCGCAAGGTGCTCGTCGTCGCGAACGAGAAGATCGGTTCTGAGGGTTGTGCCCTGTTCTCGGCTCAGCTGCTCATGCTGCGTGACTCGTCGCTCTACGACGCCACGATCGACCGCGTGCGTCGGGAGCACACGGGGGCAGGCTTTGCACTGCAAGCGACGATGGACCGCTTCCGCAACCGCCTGCAGGCCAGCAGCGACCCGCGCTGGCGAGAGCGCGCGGCCGAACTGCTCGACGTGCAGAACCGGGTGCTGCGCAATCTGAACCAGGACCGCGCCGTCTCGCACATCGACCCCGACCGGATTGTGGTGGCGGAGAACCTCACGGCCGCTGACATCCTGCTCTTCAGCCGCCAAGGCATCCGCGGCTGCGTGCTCGATTTCGGCGGCCCGACGTCGCACGTGTCGCTCATGGCGCGCGCTCTAGGGGTTCCGGCTGTCGTTGGCCTGCACGGCTCCGCGGCGGCCATCCGCGGCGGCGATACGCTCATCCTCGACGGCTTCTCAGGCCGGGTCGTCATCAACCCCGACGAGGAGACGCAGGGCTATTTCGCTCAGAAGCGCGCGCGCTACGAGGCCCTCCTCGAAGGCCGGGCAGACCTGCTGCCGCTCCCCGCCGAGACACGCGACGGATGCCCGGTTCCCCTTCGGGCCAATCTCGAATTCCGCGAAGAACTCCCGCAACTCGACGAATACGGCGCCGAAGGCATCGGCCTCTTCCGCACCGAGCTGCTCTTCATGGCGCAAGGCCAGGCGCTCGAGGAAGAGGAGCAGGCCGCGATCTACCGCGAGACGATCCGCACGGCTGCGCCGCACCCTGTCACGATCAGGCTCATCGATCTCGGCGGCGACAAGGTCTTGCACGTGGCTCGACGCGAGCCAAACCCGTTCCTCGGCTGGCGTGGCATCCGGTTGCTGCTCGACCGCCCCGAACTCCTGAAGCCGCAACTCCGCGCGATCCTGCGCGCTGCCGTGGAAGGCCCGGTGCGCATCCTGCTCCCGATGGTGACGGTGATCGAGGAGGTGCGCGCGTTCAAGAAGGTGATGAACCAAGTACTCGTTGATCTTGCGGGCGCTGGCATCCCCCACGGCCGCGACGTGCAGGTGGGCGTGATGATCGAGGTGCCCGCTGCGGCGCTCCTCGCCCCGCGCTTCGCCCAGGAAGTCGACTTCCTCTCGATCGGCACCAACGACCTCACCAGTCTGACTCTGGGCGTCGACCGCGGCAACGACTTGGTCGCCAACCTCTACCGCGAACTGCACCCCGGCCTCTTGATGCTTATCGCTCGCACCGTGGCCGCCGCCAACCGGCACGGCATCAGCGTAGGCCTGTGCGGTGAGATGGCGAGCAAACCGCGCATGGTGCCGCTGCTCGTAGGCCTCGGCGTGCACGAACTCAGCATGTCGCCCGCCTACCTCCTCGACGTGAAGCGGGTCATTCGGGCCATGACGCAGCTCGAAGCCGAGGCCCTCGCGCAAGAAGCCCTTGCGCAACCCAACGCCGAGGCCGTCGGCGAGCTGCTCGACCAGTGGCTCCGCACGCACAACCGCGAACTCGCTTCGCTCTTCGACGACGACGTGGTGTAG